ATCGTGCGATGTTCGATCAAGCCGTCATCGGCATGTTTACCCTCAATGCAGATGGTCGTATTTCAAACTTGAACAAAGCATTTGCCCACATGCTGGGATATGCCACCCAACAGGAAGCCAGGCAGTATGCCCATCGTCTTGATGCTCTCTTTTTTGACGATGAAGATGCCATACGATTTCAGAAAGGACTCTCTCATGGAGGCCTTCAAGATTTCGAAACACGCGTCCTTGGTAAGGATGGAAATCTCGTTTGGGTCTCACTGCATATTCAATCGGTGAACGATATCGGTGATGCAGATATTCAATTCGAAGGATCAATGCTCGATATCACAGCTCGACGTGAAGCCGAAGAAACGTCTGCCCGTTATATGGAATTGCTCAAACGGACAATCAACTCCATGCCAAGCCAAATTTGTGTCCTTGATCTCGACAAGAACGTTATCCTGATCAATGAGGCCATGGCACAAACAGCAGGTGTTAGTGCCCATGAAGCCTTCGGCAAAAAGTGCGACGAAATCTCACCTCAAAATTTTTGTCTGCGAAAAAATTGTCCACTGGAGGAGCTTATTCGTGACGGGTGTTCCC
The window above is part of the Desulfovibrio inopinatus DSM 10711 genome. Proteins encoded here:
- a CDS encoding PAS domain S-box protein, whose protein sequence is MALEQILIVEDDPTTAFVLEQFIQKLGYRVSALLSTGEEAIARISELHPDLVLMDINLAGAIDGVVAASTIHQLLDIPVIYITAAMGDELLSRVKSSGARGFIQKPVRLLDVQIHIELALHNARLEKRLRASEEKHRAMFDQAVIGMFTLNADGRISNLNKAFAHMLGYATQQEARQYAHRLDALFFDDEDAIRFQKGLSHGGLQDFETRVLGKDGNLVWVSLHIQSVNDIGDADIQFEGSMLDITARREAEETSARYMELLKRTINSMPSQICVLDLDKNVILINEAMAQTAGVSAHEAFGKKCDEISPQNFCLRKNCPLEELIRDGCSHEREITDHQTGTRRLITASPFYDQNDELIGCVHVVRELSSSFADQEQYDNCIPKMSCIS